A window of the Phycicoccus sp. M110.8 genome harbors these coding sequences:
- a CDS encoding succinate dehydrogenase hydrophobic membrane anchor subunit codes for MSATSQTTPVPTEPVRQSPYRRVNRGRGNFELWSWVFMRGSGILLLVLVFGHLFVNLMLGEGIHAIDFAFVAGKWASPFWQVWDMLMLWLAMLHGFNGVRTIINDYTERENTRWVLKGLLVLATFFTVVLGTLVIFTFDPCIDPNSTLSVCTR; via the coding sequence ATGAGCGCCACCAGCCAGACCACCCCCGTGCCCACCGAGCCGGTCCGCCAGTCGCCCTACCGCAGGGTGAACCGTGGCCGCGGCAACTTCGAGCTGTGGTCGTGGGTCTTCATGCGCGGCAGCGGCATCCTGCTGCTCGTGCTCGTCTTCGGGCACCTGTTCGTCAACCTCATGCTGGGCGAGGGCATCCACGCGATCGACTTCGCGTTCGTCGCCGGCAAGTGGGCCAGCCCGTTCTGGCAGGTCTGGGACATGCTCATGCTGTGGCTGGCCATGCTGCACGGCTTCAACGGTGTCCGCACGATCATCAACGACTACACCGAGCGCGAGAACACGCGCTGGGTGCTCAAGGGCCTGCTGGTGCTGGCGACCTTCTTCACGGTCGTCCTCGGGACGCTGGTGATCTTCACCTTCGA
- the sdhC gene encoding succinate dehydrogenase, cytochrome b556 subunit, with translation MAQATTGTLYRGREGMWSWVAHRISGVLLFLFLFAHVLDTALVRVSPDAYNEVMSAYKNPVVGLGEAGLVAAVIFHALNGLRIIAVDFWGKGPKYQRQMFWGVVVGFVVLFAPFAVRHLTNVFSH, from the coding sequence GTGGCGCAGGCAACCACGGGGACTCTCTACCGCGGCCGCGAAGGCATGTGGTCGTGGGTGGCCCACCGCATCAGCGGCGTACTCCTCTTCCTCTTCCTCTTCGCGCACGTGCTCGACACGGCGCTGGTCCGGGTCTCGCCGGACGCCTACAACGAGGTCATGTCGGCCTACAAGAACCCGGTCGTCGGGCTGGGAGAGGCGGGCCTGGTGGCCGCGGTCATCTTCCACGCGCTCAACGGCCTGCGGATCATCGCCGTCGACTTCTGGGGCAAGGGCCCGAAGTACCAGCGGCAGATGTTCTGGGGCGTCGTCGTGGGCTTCGTCGTGCTGTTCGCACCGTTCGCGGTCCGGCACCTCACCAACGTCTTCTCGCACTGA